CAATGCACTGTGCCTGATAACTGAGCGATCGCCTCATTCCAGGTTTCTGCAGGTTCAAATTGAATATTCTTGGCGGTGTGGTGTACCAAGGTAAAGGTACTCATCCAGAAATGATAGATCAACCAGGGCACCACCCAAAACTTCACCAAGCCCCAAATGCCCACCGTTGCAATCATGGTAGGGAAAAATACAGCGCTGAATAGCAAAACCACCGTAGCCGATAGTTTAATTTTATCCTGCTCACGTTTGGGCACCATTGATGGATTAAAGTGGTTGACTGCCCAATGCGCGATCGAACCAATCCACCAAAAATACTTGCGAATCGCCCGATAGAAAAATTGCAATGCACCATTGCCAGCGCTATATGAATCAACCGTCCAGGGCTCCCAGGCATTGTCAACCTCTAGCTTGTTGGTATGTACATGATGGCGATCGTGCTGTACCCGCCAACCGTGGAATGGATAAATCAGGGGCAGCATCATAATATGGCCAACCAGGTCATTAACCCAGATTTTTTTGGCAAAGGAGCGATGGGCGCAATCATGGCCAATCACAAATAAACCAGTGAGTGCTGTGCCCGTAAACAGCCAGGCGATCGGTAACAGGTACCAAGGTGCATAAAAAATGCCTAGATAACCCAGGGCAACCGCTGTAAGGGTCAGTGCCACTTGGCTCCAGGCTTTGCGCCTATTCTTCTGGAAATATTCGCGCGGGATCGTGCCAATAATATCTTTTAGTTTAATGTTCGCGTTGCCAGCAGATTCAGCAACCGGCTGTGTAATATTAGTGGTGGTCATTAACCAGATTAAATCTCCAAAGGATTGACTGTTTAAGCAGAAAATTCTGCATGTAAAAATAGCACTACCAATAGTAGTGAATCGATTATTTAACTAGAAATAAGTAAAATACTTAGCCAGCCCTATTAACGCTACATGAAAATCGCAACCTTGCAACCATACTTGTAATAGATTTAATTTGGCTGGGAACAAGATTTTACCTATGGTTAGAGATGATTTATGCCAAATGCCCTGGATTAAACCTCTGGATTAAGCCCCAGGAGCGATCGAATTTGTCAAATTGTTGATATTCACGTTGGCATTCGGCCAGGGGGACGTAATGCTTAGCAAATAAAATTTGAACTAATCTTGTTCCGGCTAGACTGGGTTCAGTTATAGTAACTTTGTTGATCGCTAGGTGCTTGGGAAGAGTAAAAAAATAAATAGTTCGCATTAACCAGAGCTAAATTGAACACATGTTATTTTCCGTTGTAATTCCGACCTGCCACCGTAACGACCTGTTGGCGAATTGTCTCGATCGCCTCGCTCCTGGCAGTCAAACCACATCAGCTAGCTACGAAGTGATTGTTAGCGATGATGGTAGTGACTCAACCGCTGAGGCAATGATGAAAGAATATTATGCCTGGGCTAAATGGGTCGCTGGCCCCCGCCAGGGTCCTGCCGCCAATCGCAACAACGGTGCTAGCTATGCCCAGGGAGATTGGTTGGTATTTACCGATGATGATTGCATCCCTGAACTAAACTGGCTCGAAGCCTATGCCAATGCGATCGTTGCCAACCCAGAAAGTCAGGCTTTTGAAGGGGCGATCCACCCCTTAGGCGATACAGAGATAGATATGGCAAATTGTCCTGTAAACTTGGCTGGGGGGAATTTTTGGTCTGCAAATATTGCCGTCAAAACTAAGACATTTCAGCAAATTAATGGGTTCGATCCAAGTTATCCATTAGCTGCCTATGAAGATCAAGATCTCTATCTGCGTCTGAGTGACTTAACTGCGATCCCGTTCATATCCCCATCAATAGTCGTTCATCCGGTGCGGATCACTCCGCTAAGTTACGCTTTAAGCCTCAACCGAATCGTGCAACGTTCTGCTTCCTATGCCTATCATGTCAACAAACATAGCAAAGTGTTGGGCTATGAGAGCAATTTAAAATTCATGCTAATGTACTGTAAGTATCG
The sequence above is a segment of the Pseudanabaena sp. PCC 7367 genome. Coding sequences within it:
- a CDS encoding fatty acid desaturase, producing the protein MTTTNITQPVAESAGNANIKLKDIIGTIPREYFQKNRRKAWSQVALTLTAVALGYLGIFYAPWYLLPIAWLFTGTALTGLFVIGHDCAHRSFAKKIWVNDLVGHIMMLPLIYPFHGWRVQHDRHHVHTNKLEVDNAWEPWTVDSYSAGNGALQFFYRAIRKYFWWIGSIAHWAVNHFNPSMVPKREQDKIKLSATVVLLFSAVFFPTMIATVGIWGLVKFWVVPWLIYHFWMSTFTLVHHTAKNIQFEPAETWNEAIAQLSGTVHCVYPKWVELLCHDINVHVPHHISVAIPSYNLRLVHQSLRENWGEYLQEQTFSWALMNDIISQCHLYHPEEAYQTFKEIKPLV
- a CDS encoding glycosyltransferase family 2 protein — encoded protein: MLFSVVIPTCHRNDLLANCLDRLAPGSQTTSASYEVIVSDDGSDSTAEAMMKEYYAWAKWVAGPRQGPAANRNNGASYAQGDWLVFTDDDCIPELNWLEAYANAIVANPESQAFEGAIHPLGDTEIDMANCPVNLAGGNFWSANIAVKTKTFQQINGFDPSYPLAAYEDQDLYLRLSDLTAIPFISPSIVVHPVRITPLSYALSLNRIVQRSASYAYHVNKHSKVLGYESNLKFMLMYCKYRANRVIYGLRERKAKRFLVAIFLMLVNTPLTLYYLFKFNDHRRGRN